Genomic window (Streptomyces sp. RerS4):
AGCCGATGGCCACCAGGCGGTGGAACTCGTACAGCGCCACCGCCCGCAGGTGGCCGTTCTCGACATCCGGATGCCCGGAACCGGCGGCATCGAAGCCGCCGCCGAGATACGAAGGACCGTCCCCGAAACGGGGGTTGTGATGCTGACGACCTTTGGCGAGGACGAGTACATCCTGCGCGCCCTGAGCGAAGGCGCCGCCGCCTTCCTGATCAAGTCCGGCGAGCCGGAGGAACTGCTCGCCGGTGTCCGGGCAGTTGCCGACGGCGCCGCCTATCTGTCACCGAAGGTCACGGCCCGCGTCGTCGCGCATCTCGCCTCTGGCGGTGCGGGAGCCCAAGCCAACCGCCGTTCCGCGGCCCGCGCCCGCGTCGAGGCCCTGACCGCGCGGGAGCGGGAGG
Coding sequences:
- a CDS encoding response regulator transcription factor codes for the protein MIRILIADDEPLIRAGVRAVLATDPGITVVAEAADGHQAVELVQRHRPQVAVLDIRMPGTGGIEAAAEIRRTVPETGVVMLTTFGEDEYILRALSEGAAAFLIKSGEPEELLAGVRAVADGAAYLSPKVTARVVAHLASGGAGAQANRRSAARARVEALTAREREVLGFLGSGFSNGQIARRLRLAEGTVKAHVSSILARLGVDNRAAAAVVAHEAGVVPVPSDRLPYVDS